Proteins co-encoded in one Candidatus Binataceae bacterium genomic window:
- a CDS encoding c-type cytochrome: MAERKESIEARDFGWMVAMSFVFFALVAYGLYREFRTEWRPYQTQFVALLGHYGHADDAASFHPGIHQIWNPKIGVTDRCITCHLGYEWSSILPATIAEPLTPHSTNDWLAKHEFAKFGCTPCHGGDGWAVTAEGAHIGGKGWEDPLLSSALAASNGLTMNEMMQMRCNFCHRHDAATPGMEMINLGKQLYKKKKCVLCHVVEGRGGSTGPELTYFGDKNPELLNFAYVTGPRTMFNWNVQHVTHAGVVSPKTQMPDFNFEPQQARALTLLLLSWRRLSYPAEYIPDPDAAVAAMATPSPSPAATPSAAPSPVGAH, encoded by the coding sequence ATGGCGGAGCGAAAAGAATCAATCGAAGCGCGCGACTTCGGCTGGATGGTCGCGATGTCGTTCGTGTTCTTCGCGCTGGTCGCCTATGGCCTCTACCGCGAGTTCCGCACCGAATGGCGCCCGTACCAGACGCAGTTCGTCGCACTGCTCGGCCACTACGGGCATGCCGACGACGCGGCCAGCTTCCATCCGGGAATCCATCAAATCTGGAATCCCAAGATCGGCGTCACCGATCGATGCATCACGTGCCACTTGGGCTACGAATGGTCTTCGATATTACCCGCGACGATCGCGGAGCCGCTGACGCCGCATTCGACGAACGATTGGCTGGCCAAGCATGAGTTCGCGAAGTTCGGATGCACTCCCTGTCACGGCGGAGACGGCTGGGCGGTGACGGCCGAAGGCGCGCATATCGGCGGCAAAGGTTGGGAAGATCCGCTGCTGTCGTCAGCGCTCGCCGCAAGCAACGGACTGACGATGAACGAAATGATGCAGATGCGATGCAACTTCTGCCATCGTCACGACGCCGCGACACCCGGGATGGAGATGATCAACCTGGGCAAGCAGCTCTACAAAAAGAAGAAGTGTGTGCTCTGCCACGTCGTGGAAGGGCGCGGCGGCTCAACCGGTCCAGAGCTCACGTACTTCGGCGATAAAAATCCTGAGCTGCTGAACTTCGCCTACGTCACCGGGCCGCGCACGATGTTCAACTGGAATGTGCAGCACGTGACGCACGCCGGAGTCGTTTCGCCGAAAACCCAGATGCCGGATTTCAACTTTGAGCCGCAACAGGCGCGCGCTCTCACGCTCCTGCTGCTGAGCTGGCGCCGACTGAGCTATCCTGCTGAATACATTCCCGATCCGGATGCTGCCGTCGCCGCGATGGCAACGCCGAGTCCGTCGCCAGCGGCAACGCCGTCAGCGGCGCCGTCGCCGGTCGGGGCGCACTAG